A single Xylanimonas cellulosilytica DSM 15894 DNA region contains:
- the mraZ gene encoding division/cell wall cluster transcriptional repressor MraZ, giving the protein MAGVDSFIGTGLLLGTYTPRLDEKGRLILPAKFRARLASGLVMTRGQERCLFLMPMDEFSRMYEQVRQAPVTSRQARDYLRVLLSGASDEMPDKQGRVSIPPVLREYAGLDRDVAVIGAGTRVEVWDRAAWEAYLAEQESAYSDTAEQIFPDLAF; this is encoded by the coding sequence GTGGCAGGGGTCGATTCGTTCATCGGGACGGGCCTTCTGCTGGGCACGTACACCCCCAGGCTCGACGAGAAGGGCCGCCTGATCCTCCCCGCGAAGTTCAGGGCCCGGCTCGCCTCCGGACTGGTCATGACGCGAGGGCAGGAGCGCTGCCTCTTCCTCATGCCGATGGACGAGTTCAGCCGCATGTACGAGCAGGTCAGGCAGGCTCCGGTGACCTCCCGTCAGGCGCGCGACTACCTGCGCGTGCTGCTGTCGGGGGCCAGCGACGAGATGCCCGACAAGCAGGGCCGGGTCTCGATCCCGCCGGTCCTGCGCGAGTACGCCGGTCTCGACCGGGACGTCGCCGTGATCGGCGCCGGAACCCGCGTCGAGGTCTGGGACCGGGCGGCCTGGGAGGCCTACCTGGCCGAGCAGGAGTCCGCGTACTCCGACACGGCCGAGCAGATCTTCCCGGACCTGGCGTTCTGA
- a CDS encoding peptidoglycan D,D-transpeptidase FtsI family protein: MRAPRTTTTSRSAGTVARTPRPQRRPRPAPPAANPVKRQRWLTVAAALVVALFVGRLVQVQVFEAPSLAAAAREQRTATTTVPAHRGDITDRNGVVLATSVDRYTISADPYAIQQFRGGKRADADGNPVADGALGVAQLLAPVLGRDRNELAAQINGGSRYEVLARNVEPTTQREIAALRLSAWIRTELVSQRVYPRDTVAGPLLGFVDAEQVGQGGLEQAFDDVLSGTAGAETFERSLDGVRIPGGLISSTEAVAGGNVQLTIDHEVQWKAQASIDDMVSRSGARYGIVLVEDLRTGELWAVADSGSVDPNDRSNANVAQGSRAVQDIFDPGSTAKVITMAAALETGVWTAESEFTVPYRFTTPNGQSFSDSHDHPTWNLTLAGILARSSNTGTVQVAEAIPPQVQYDYLSKFGFGQFTGLDLPGESRGILLPVDRWDGRTRYAVTFGQSVSVNAVQAMDVFATVGNGGVSVPPVLVKGTQAPGGEFVATERGAGTRVISEETADILLRMMEEVTGEEGTASGAQIPGYRVAGKTGTAQLFLPGGGVTYMASFIGVAPADDPRFAVAVFLRSPRSSIYGGVVAAPVFRDVMSFVLQKEGVPPSESAPDLIPLTW; encoded by the coding sequence GTGCGCGCCCCACGCACGACGACGACGTCCCGGTCCGCCGGCACCGTCGCACGGACGCCACGCCCGCAGCGGCGGCCGCGCCCGGCTCCGCCCGCGGCCAACCCGGTCAAGCGGCAGCGCTGGCTGACCGTCGCGGCGGCGCTCGTCGTCGCCCTGTTCGTGGGGCGCCTCGTCCAGGTGCAGGTCTTCGAGGCGCCGAGCCTCGCCGCGGCTGCCCGCGAGCAGCGCACGGCCACCACCACGGTGCCCGCGCACCGTGGTGACATCACGGACCGCAACGGCGTCGTGCTCGCCACGTCGGTGGACCGGTACACGATCTCGGCCGACCCGTACGCGATCCAGCAGTTCCGCGGCGGCAAGCGCGCGGACGCCGACGGCAACCCGGTGGCCGACGGCGCCCTCGGTGTCGCGCAGCTCCTCGCGCCGGTGCTCGGGCGGGACCGCAACGAGCTCGCCGCACAGATCAACGGCGGCTCCCGGTACGAGGTGCTGGCGCGCAACGTCGAGCCGACGACGCAGCGCGAGATCGCCGCGTTGCGGCTGTCGGCATGGATCCGCACCGAGCTCGTCTCCCAGCGGGTCTACCCGCGCGACACCGTGGCCGGGCCGCTGCTGGGCTTCGTCGACGCCGAGCAGGTGGGGCAGGGCGGCCTCGAGCAGGCGTTCGACGACGTCCTGTCGGGCACGGCGGGAGCGGAGACGTTCGAGCGCTCGCTCGACGGCGTCCGTATCCCGGGCGGGCTGATCTCCTCGACCGAGGCGGTGGCGGGAGGCAACGTGCAGCTCACCATCGACCACGAGGTCCAGTGGAAGGCGCAGGCCTCGATCGACGACATGGTCTCCCGGTCCGGCGCCAGGTACGGCATCGTGCTCGTCGAGGACCTGCGCACGGGCGAGCTGTGGGCGGTGGCGGACTCCGGGTCCGTCGACCCCAACGACCGGTCGAACGCGAACGTCGCCCAGGGCTCCCGGGCGGTGCAGGACATCTTCGACCCGGGCTCGACGGCCAAGGTGATCACCATGGCGGCCGCGCTGGAGACGGGCGTCTGGACGGCCGAGAGCGAGTTCACGGTGCCGTACCGGTTCACGACGCCGAACGGCCAGTCCTTCAGCGACTCGCACGACCACCCGACGTGGAACCTGACCCTGGCAGGCATCCTCGCCCGCTCCTCCAACACCGGCACCGTGCAGGTCGCCGAGGCGATCCCGCCGCAGGTCCAGTACGACTACCTGTCGAAGTTCGGGTTCGGGCAGTTCACGGGGCTCGACCTGCCGGGCGAGTCGCGCGGCATCCTGCTGCCCGTCGACCGGTGGGACGGGCGCACCCGGTACGCGGTCACGTTCGGGCAGTCCGTCTCCGTCAACGCGGTGCAGGCCATGGACGTGTTCGCCACGGTGGGCAACGGCGGCGTGAGCGTGCCGCCGGTCCTGGTCAAGGGCACCCAGGCGCCGGGCGGCGAGTTCGTGGCGACGGAGCGTGGTGCGGGGACCCGGGTGATCTCCGAGGAGACCGCGGACATCCTGCTGCGCATGATGGAGGAGGTCACGGGCGAGGAGGGCACGGCCTCCGGCGCCCAGATCCCCGGGTACCGGGTGGCGGGCAAGACGGGCACGGCCCAGCTCTTCCTGCCCGGCGGCGGCGTCACCTACATGGCGTCGTTCATCGGTGTCGCGCCGGCGGACGACCCGCGCTTCGCGGTCGCCGTGTTCCTGCGCAGCCCGCGGTCGTCCATCTACGGCGGCGTCGTCGCCGCGCCCGTGTTCCGCGACGTGATGAGCTTCGTCCTCCAGAAGGAGGGTGTCCCGCCCAGCGAGTCCGCACCCGATCTCATCCCCCTGACCTGGTGA
- a CDS encoding transglutaminaseTgpA domain-containing protein, giving the protein MIPARTPATTRLAVATALVVVAVLASMLALRHLVLPPWPAVGVTGVLLVGATLALTRGIIGGHRARVAAAARAGVAVRRPTADDGGTASAWPTLVGTAVALWYLLARFGGLGGATDWFVGPSSFGRLVDQLGLAGEVIRGEVAPVVGTPPMALLCVGGSLAVLLIADALAAGARHPLLASGTVLVLWFPPLVLMYAVPWTSFAVTVVALLLGLTLDGPPGARRALRDAAVGAQVRRAEGRRAVRTTATAAGITVVALVASTAAAGVQGTGGGWTGLFTTPSRTARLADDLDMYRSLSARSGAVVLRYTTSTGNDVGPLRLLTLASFDGRHWDGGRGPDGDEFAPDALLFPAEASSSAEPAHVELTVEAMREQRLPVATEPRTVQADGTWRYVPDRDEVVGDDATQDGDTFTMDVHPRELSPEILRTAAPGAGEVDDAYLAVPRTEHADDIAALARDIVGGALTDYDRAVALQRYLRDPSRFTYEPQVPPSRTGDAVWDFLEQRQGYCVQFATSMMLLARTLGIPARLGVGYLPGDPSDDDPDVREVTGRDSHAWPELFFPGSGWVRFEPTPAVQTGPVPAYANPLTGGPAPVPTMPTEEDFLRQGATGPAVLPSASPTGGAGGAGGGDTTERWLVGAGVLLLLGAGLTALALRRRSARPPADAEEAWSRVVGTLTTTGIALPPATTPRRAPGEAATAWEAHTGSELPWGVRDGISALAQELEVERYAALVDPDDDARTQRLDRLARLTREVTSGLTAARRSAARQKVGARR; this is encoded by the coding sequence ATGATCCCGGCGCGGACCCCTGCGACCACCCGCCTGGCGGTGGCGACGGCGCTGGTCGTCGTCGCCGTGCTCGCGTCGATGCTCGCGCTGCGCCACCTCGTGCTGCCGCCATGGCCCGCTGTCGGTGTCACGGGCGTGCTGCTCGTCGGCGCCACGCTGGCCCTCACCCGCGGGATCATCGGCGGTCACCGAGCCCGCGTCGCCGCGGCTGCCCGCGCCGGGGTCGCCGTTCGCAGGCCCACCGCCGACGACGGCGGCACCGCGTCGGCGTGGCCCACGCTCGTGGGCACCGCCGTGGCCCTGTGGTACCTGCTCGCCCGCTTCGGCGGCCTGGGCGGCGCCACCGACTGGTTCGTGGGCCCGTCGTCCTTCGGCCGCCTCGTCGACCAGCTCGGCCTGGCGGGGGAGGTGATCCGCGGGGAGGTCGCCCCCGTGGTCGGGACGCCGCCGATGGCGCTGCTGTGCGTCGGCGGGTCGCTGGCCGTGCTGCTCATCGCCGACGCCCTGGCCGCCGGTGCCCGCCACCCGCTGCTCGCCTCGGGCACCGTGCTGGTGCTGTGGTTCCCCCCGCTGGTGCTCATGTACGCGGTGCCGTGGACGAGCTTTGCCGTCACCGTCGTGGCGCTGCTGCTGGGGCTGACGCTCGACGGGCCACCTGGCGCGCGCCGTGCGCTGCGCGACGCGGCGGTGGGCGCGCAGGTGCGCCGGGCTGAAGGACGCCGCGCCGTGCGCACCACCGCCACGGCCGCCGGGATCACGGTCGTCGCGCTCGTCGCCTCGACCGCCGCCGCCGGCGTGCAGGGCACCGGCGGCGGCTGGACCGGCCTGTTCACGACGCCGTCCCGGACCGCGCGCCTCGCCGACGACCTCGACATGTACCGGTCGCTGTCCGCACGCTCGGGCGCCGTCGTGCTCCGCTACACCACGTCGACCGGGAACGACGTCGGACCGCTGCGCCTCCTGACGCTCGCGTCGTTCGACGGACGGCACTGGGACGGCGGCCGCGGGCCGGACGGGGACGAGTTCGCACCCGACGCACTGCTGTTCCCCGCCGAGGCATCCTCCTCGGCCGAGCCGGCGCACGTCGAGCTGACCGTCGAGGCGATGCGCGAGCAGCGGCTGCCCGTGGCGACCGAGCCGCGCACGGTCCAGGCCGACGGAACCTGGCGCTACGTCCCGGACCGCGACGAGGTGGTCGGCGACGACGCCACGCAGGACGGCGACACGTTCACGATGGACGTGCACCCGCGCGAGCTCAGCCCCGAGATCCTGCGCACCGCGGCACCCGGAGCCGGGGAGGTCGACGACGCCTACCTCGCGGTCCCGCGGACGGAGCACGCCGACGACATCGCCGCGCTCGCCCGCGACATCGTCGGCGGGGCGCTCACGGACTACGACCGGGCCGTCGCCCTGCAGCGCTACCTGCGCGACCCGTCGCGGTTCACGTACGAGCCCCAGGTCCCGCCCAGCCGCACGGGCGACGCGGTGTGGGACTTCCTCGAGCAGCGGCAGGGCTACTGCGTGCAGTTCGCCACGTCGATGATGCTGCTCGCGCGCACCCTGGGGATCCCGGCACGGCTCGGCGTGGGGTACCTGCCCGGCGACCCGTCCGACGACGACCCGGACGTCCGGGAGGTCACCGGCCGCGACTCGCACGCCTGGCCCGAGCTGTTCTTCCCCGGCAGCGGCTGGGTGCGCTTCGAGCCGACCCCCGCCGTCCAGACCGGCCCCGTACCCGCGTACGCCAACCCGCTCACCGGCGGACCCGCCCCCGTCCCGACCATGCCGACCGAGGAGGACTTCCTCCGCCAGGGCGCCACGGGTCCGGCGGTCCTCCCGTCGGCGTCACCGACAGGCGGCGCGGGAGGCGCGGGGGGCGGCGACACGACCGAGCGGTGGCTGGTGGGCGCCGGCGTGCTCCTCCTGCTGGGCGCCGGGCTCACGGCGCTGGCGCTGCGACGGCGGTCGGCCCGCCCGCCGGCGGACGCGGAGGAGGCGTGGTCCCGCGTGGTCGGCACGCTGACCACCACCGGCATCGCGCTGCCCCCCGCCACCACCCCGCGCCGCGCGCCCGGCGAGGCCGCGACGGCGTGGGAGGCACACACGGGCAGCGAGCTTCCGTGGGGCGTGCGGGACGGGATCTCGGCGCTGGCCCAGGAGCTCGAGGTCGAGCGGTACGCCGCCCTCGTCGACCCGGACGACGACGCCCGGACACAGCGGCTGGACCGGCTCGCCCGGCTCACCCGCGAGGTGACGTCGGGGCTGACAGCGGCGCGGCGCAGCGCGGCACGGCAGAAGGTGGGCGCGCGCCGCTAG
- a CDS encoding DUF58 domain-containing protein, whose product MRRVTRVRPTRRGIALALTGGALLALGATLGLPDVIGLGAAAVLAVAVSWVTQGVQRLDAGRGALTVARQVTPAPVVRGEQATTHLVVGPAAPSPVAYERLARIRLSEQAAHELAGHHGVRARVTARPDRIEVRYGIQPSRRGRWSLGPLLTTRTDAFGLVRTTQPLGERTLVAVWPRTSELSVRTGLLGDLENAGTGARLTAPDDAVLREYVPGDDPRRVHWPTAARQGRLMVRTDEAAGVRPVTVVLDRALLPAPGEQRSVAGTLLGDGEWAVEHVASLACSFLAAGHPVRLVATARDAVRETSGFVTGARTGRAALLDSTIDLDGHRTADDAETAFVATATALRLDHAPGEVTVAVLHPQPPAVLRELAVLSTESTSCWALVVCRRPVDAEPTVAGLRAAGWRVATAEPHAPHDQAWAALAERAA is encoded by the coding sequence GTGCGCCGGGTCACGCGGGTCCGCCCCACCCGCCGGGGGATCGCACTGGCCCTGACCGGCGGCGCGCTGCTCGCGCTCGGCGCCACCCTCGGCCTGCCCGACGTCATCGGCCTCGGCGCGGCGGCCGTCCTGGCGGTCGCGGTCTCCTGGGTCACGCAGGGTGTGCAACGGCTCGACGCGGGCCGCGGCGCGCTGACCGTCGCACGGCAGGTCACCCCGGCACCGGTCGTGCGCGGGGAGCAGGCGACCACCCACCTCGTCGTCGGACCCGCGGCGCCCTCCCCCGTCGCGTACGAGCGGCTCGCCCGCATCCGGCTCTCGGAGCAGGCCGCGCACGAGCTCGCCGGGCACCACGGCGTGCGCGCCCGCGTCACCGCGCGGCCCGACCGCATCGAGGTCCGCTACGGCATCCAGCCCAGCCGGCGTGGCCGGTGGTCGCTGGGCCCGCTGCTGACCACGCGCACCGACGCGTTCGGCCTGGTGCGCACCACCCAGCCGCTCGGAGAGCGGACGCTCGTGGCCGTCTGGCCGCGGACCTCCGAGCTGTCCGTGCGCACCGGCCTGCTCGGCGACCTCGAGAACGCCGGGACCGGGGCACGCCTCACGGCGCCCGACGACGCCGTGCTGCGCGAGTACGTGCCCGGCGACGACCCCCGCCGCGTCCACTGGCCGACCGCCGCGCGACAGGGCCGCCTCATGGTCCGCACCGACGAGGCGGCAGGCGTGCGCCCCGTCACCGTGGTGCTCGACCGGGCCCTGCTCCCCGCGCCGGGCGAGCAGCGCTCGGTCGCGGGCACCCTCCTCGGCGACGGCGAGTGGGCGGTCGAGCACGTCGCCTCGCTCGCCTGCTCGTTCCTGGCCGCGGGCCATCCGGTGCGGCTCGTGGCGACCGCGCGGGACGCCGTCCGCGAGACCTCGGGGTTCGTCACCGGTGCACGCACGGGCCGTGCCGCGCTGCTCGACTCCACCATCGACCTGGACGGGCACCGCACCGCGGACGACGCCGAGACCGCCTTCGTCGCCACCGCGACCGCCCTGCGCCTCGACCACGCCCCCGGGGAGGTCACGGTCGCCGTGCTGCACCCCCAGCCGCCGGCCGTGCTGCGCGAGCTCGCCGTGCTGTCCACCGAGTCCACCTCGTGCTGGGCCCTGGTGGTGTGCCGCCGGCCGGTCGACGCCGAGCCCACCGTGGCGGGCCTGCGCGCCGCGGGCTGGCGCGTGGCCACCGCGGAGCCGCACGCACCGCACGACCAGGCCTGGGCCGCGCTCGCGGAGCGTGCCGCATGA
- the rsmH gene encoding 16S rRNA (cytosine(1402)-N(4))-methyltransferase RsmH, producing MPDDDERSTADRHLPVLLERCVDLLAPALAEPGSVLVDCTLGMGGHTEGVLERLPHVHVVGIDRDPQALRLAAARLARFGDRFTPVHAVYDEIGDVVARLGYDDGVQGVLMDLGVSSLQLDEAGRGFAYAQDAPLDMRMDQTTGPTAADVLNTYDEHELTRILREYGEERFAGKIARSIVRRRAERPWERTAELVDLVRACIPAATRKTGGNPAKRTFQALRIEVNGELEVLERAVPAAIEALAVGGRIVVESYHSLEDRIVKRAIARGTTSSAPPGLPVEPETHRAYLEALTRGAEEADDAELARNPRSASVRLRAAARLRPTPDHLRTTTTRTTGTARSARTTRKEDRR from the coding sequence ATGCCGGACGACGACGAGCGCAGCACCGCGGACCGCCACCTGCCCGTGCTCCTGGAGCGCTGCGTCGACCTGCTCGCCCCGGCGCTCGCGGAGCCCGGGAGCGTCCTGGTCGACTGCACGCTCGGCATGGGCGGTCACACCGAGGGCGTGCTCGAGCGGCTCCCGCACGTGCACGTCGTCGGCATCGACCGCGACCCGCAGGCGCTGCGGCTCGCGGCTGCGCGCCTCGCTCGGTTCGGCGACCGGTTCACCCCGGTGCACGCGGTGTACGACGAGATCGGCGACGTCGTCGCCCGCCTCGGGTACGACGACGGCGTGCAGGGCGTCCTCATGGACCTCGGCGTCAGCAGCCTCCAGCTCGACGAGGCGGGCCGCGGCTTCGCGTACGCCCAGGACGCCCCGCTCGACATGCGCATGGACCAGACCACCGGACCGACCGCGGCCGACGTGCTCAACACCTACGACGAGCACGAGCTGACGCGGATCCTGCGCGAGTACGGCGAGGAGCGGTTCGCGGGCAAGATCGCCCGCTCGATCGTGCGCCGCCGGGCCGAGCGGCCGTGGGAGCGCACCGCCGAGCTGGTCGACCTGGTCCGGGCCTGCATCCCCGCAGCGACCCGCAAGACGGGGGGCAACCCCGCCAAGCGGACCTTCCAGGCGCTGCGGATCGAGGTCAACGGCGAGCTCGAGGTGCTCGAGCGGGCTGTGCCGGCCGCGATCGAGGCGCTCGCCGTGGGCGGCCGGATCGTCGTCGAGTCCTACCACTCGCTCGAGGACCGCATCGTCAAGCGGGCGATCGCCCGCGGCACGACGTCGTCGGCCCCGCCCGGGCTGCCCGTCGAGCCCGAGACGCACCGGGCCTATCTGGAGGCGCTCACGCGGGGCGCCGAGGAGGCCGACGACGCCGAGCTCGCGCGCAACCCCCGCTCCGCGTCGGTGCGCCTGCGGGCGGCCGCCCGGCTGCGCCCCACGCCCGACCACCTGCGCACGACCACCACCCGCACGACCGGTACCGCCCGTTCCGCACGCACCACCCGTAAGGAGGACCGACGATGA
- a CDS encoding UDP-N-acetylmuramoyl-L-alanyl-D-glutamate--2,6-diaminopimelate ligase encodes MTTPLGRIRPASTKPRRVRDLAHTFDLRVAGAAGRDQAVTSVASDNRVVAAGDLFVALPGARAHGAQFAADAVARGAAAVLTDDDGAALLGDLAVPVLVSPEPRAILGHVAAWVYGSPAEHLTTFAVTGTNGKTTTTYQLDHLLRALGFTSGLIGTVEMRAGDRVLPSKLTTPEAADLQALLAAMHEDGVRTLAMEVSSHALALHRVDGVRYGVAGFTNLSQDHLDFHGDMQSYFEAKALLFTPEHARRGVVVVDDAWGLRMAEAAQVPVATLRTVPDGPAADWTVSDVEPHGTGTAFTVTHKDGRTLRTSTTLPGHFNVANAALALVMVLEGGAHLTDVAEALAASGGLAGVVPGRMEVIAAGTGAQAALPRVVVDFAHNTEALELALAALRPTTPGRLVVVFGATGDRDTGKRPAMGAAAVEGADVVVVTDDDPHGEDPAAVRAEVLAGARAAAAAAAGTGTADARTVDVREVAPRDLAIRTAIAEAGAGDTVLIAGRGHETIQEVAGVDVQLDDRVEARAALNERTTTA; translated from the coding sequence GTGACAACCCCGCTCGGACGGATCCGGCCCGCTTCCACGAAACCCCGCCGGGTGCGGGACCTCGCCCACACGTTCGACCTCCGGGTCGCCGGCGCCGCAGGGCGGGACCAGGCCGTCACCTCCGTCGCCTCCGACAACCGCGTGGTCGCCGCGGGCGACCTGTTCGTCGCCCTGCCGGGCGCCCGCGCGCACGGGGCGCAGTTCGCCGCCGACGCCGTCGCCCGCGGTGCCGCCGCCGTCCTGACCGACGACGACGGAGCCGCGCTCCTGGGCGACCTCGCGGTCCCGGTGCTCGTGTCCCCCGAGCCCCGCGCGATCCTCGGCCACGTGGCCGCCTGGGTCTATGGCTCGCCCGCCGAGCACCTGACGACCTTCGCCGTCACGGGCACCAACGGCAAGACGACCACCACCTACCAGCTCGACCACCTCCTGCGTGCGCTCGGCTTCACCTCCGGCCTCATCGGCACGGTCGAGATGCGCGCGGGCGACCGGGTGCTGCCCTCGAAGCTCACCACCCCGGAGGCGGCCGACCTGCAGGCGCTGCTCGCCGCGATGCACGAGGACGGCGTCCGCACCCTCGCGATGGAGGTCAGCTCGCACGCGCTGGCCCTGCACCGCGTCGACGGCGTCCGCTACGGCGTCGCCGGGTTCACCAACCTCAGCCAGGACCACCTCGACTTCCACGGCGACATGCAGTCGTACTTCGAGGCCAAGGCGCTGCTGTTCACGCCCGAGCACGCACGCCGCGGCGTCGTCGTCGTCGACGACGCCTGGGGCCTGCGGATGGCGGAGGCCGCCCAGGTCCCCGTGGCGACGCTGCGCACCGTGCCCGACGGTCCGGCCGCCGACTGGACGGTGTCCGACGTCGAGCCGCACGGCACCGGCACCGCCTTCACCGTCACGCACAAGGACGGGCGCACCCTGCGCACCTCGACGACGCTGCCCGGCCACTTCAACGTCGCCAACGCCGCGCTCGCGCTGGTCATGGTGCTGGAGGGCGGCGCGCACCTGACGGACGTCGCCGAGGCGCTCGCCGCCTCCGGCGGGCTCGCCGGCGTCGTGCCCGGCCGCATGGAGGTCATCGCCGCGGGGACCGGTGCGCAGGCCGCGCTCCCGCGCGTCGTCGTCGACTTCGCGCACAACACCGAGGCGCTCGAGCTCGCGCTCGCCGCCCTGCGCCCGACGACGCCGGGCCGGCTCGTCGTCGTCTTCGGCGCCACGGGCGACCGCGACACGGGCAAGCGCCCCGCCATGGGTGCGGCCGCCGTCGAGGGCGCCGACGTCGTCGTCGTGACCGACGACGACCCGCACGGCGAGGACCCCGCCGCCGTCCGCGCCGAGGTGCTCGCCGGGGCACGAGCCGCCGCGGCGGCCGCCGCCGGGACCGGCACCGCGGACGCCCGGACGGTCGACGTCCGTGAGGTCGCACCGCGCGACCTGGCGATCCGCACCGCGATCGCAGAGGCCGGCGCGGGAGACACCGTGCTGATCGCCGGGCGCGGCCACGAGACCATCCAGGAGGTGGCCGGCGTGGACGTCCAGCTCGACGACCGGGTCGAGGCCCGCGCCGCACTGAACGAGAGGACCACGACCGCATGA
- a CDS encoding AAA family ATPase encodes MHPEPAFPTLTKAADGLPQNGAVDAADADALATGIDELVEVTARVRAAVESVVSGRPSLAWLTVAVLLAEGHLLIEDVPGVGKTTLAKALARSVDCQVGRIQFTPDLLPSDLTGVNIFRAQTHEFEFRPGPVFNNIVIGDEINRASPKTQSALLECMEEGQTTVDGTSHRLPRPFIVVATQNPVEMEGTYPLPEAQRDRFTARLTVGYPDTAAELLMLDRQEALSPLAHLSPVTTGATVLRLAELVRHVHASPAVKQYVLDVVGATREHPALRLGASPRASLQLLKVAKASAAMDGREYVLPDDVQQLAVHVVAHRLILTTEARLAGTTTQGVVTQIVERTPVPAASPGRR; translated from the coding sequence GTGCATCCCGAGCCCGCCTTTCCCACGCTGACCAAGGCCGCCGACGGCCTGCCCCAGAACGGGGCGGTGGACGCGGCGGACGCCGACGCCTTGGCCACCGGGATCGACGAGCTCGTCGAGGTGACGGCGCGGGTCCGGGCTGCGGTCGAGTCCGTCGTCTCCGGCCGGCCGTCCCTGGCGTGGCTGACCGTCGCGGTGCTGCTGGCCGAGGGGCACCTGCTGATCGAGGACGTGCCCGGCGTCGGCAAGACGACGCTCGCCAAGGCCCTGGCCCGCTCGGTGGACTGCCAGGTGGGGCGCATCCAGTTCACGCCCGACCTGCTCCCGAGCGACCTGACCGGCGTCAACATCTTCCGGGCACAGACTCACGAGTTCGAGTTCCGCCCCGGCCCGGTGTTCAACAACATCGTCATCGGTGACGAGATCAACCGGGCCTCGCCCAAGACCCAGTCCGCGCTGCTCGAGTGCATGGAGGAGGGACAGACGACGGTGGACGGCACCTCGCACCGCCTGCCACGGCCGTTCATCGTCGTCGCCACGCAGAACCCGGTCGAGATGGAGGGCACCTACCCGCTGCCCGAGGCCCAGCGTGACCGCTTCACGGCGCGACTGACGGTCGGCTACCCCGACACCGCCGCAGAGCTGCTCATGCTCGACCGGCAGGAGGCCCTCTCGCCGCTGGCCCACCTCTCCCCCGTGACCACCGGGGCGACCGTGCTCCGCCTCGCGGAGCTCGTCCGGCACGTGCACGCCTCGCCCGCCGTCAAGCAGTACGTGCTCGACGTCGTCGGCGCCACGCGCGAGCACCCCGCGCTGCGCCTGGGCGCCTCGCCGCGCGCCTCGCTCCAGCTGCTCAAGGTCGCCAAGGCCAGCGCGGCCATGGACGGGCGCGAGTACGTCCTGCCCGACGACGTCCAGCAGCTCGCGGTGCACGTCGTCGCGCACCGCCTCATCCTGACGACCGAGGCCCGGCTGGCCGGTACGACGACGCAGGGCGTCGTCACGCAGATCGTCGAGCGCACGCCCGTCCCGGCGGCGTCCCCCGGCCGGCGCTGA